The following proteins are co-located in the Besnoitia besnoiti strain Bb-Ger1 chromosome Unknown contig00007, whole genome shotgun sequence genome:
- a CDS encoding uncharacterized protein (encoded by transcript BESB_074070), with amino-acid sequence MAQPASPSSADPLGSCHEEVVLSASLRAPGSEPRPEGGDAAGGVSGADLAGAAEPSEAKTLERSDAAATASPAAGRQDKSSHSEHVSSAPFVGDSTPLSAALHASGLPLYPLVHGCGADTTVSYPRSRCSSSHSSLRALQDRGSFGSAPLFEGNAAAVASGAHRVDGLGFGCTDTSPGLPPLGGGSSPASEFRNSEFFQGGRDPRGAVTCPCAQNRRPFLSRNASVDRRAIPPPPLLSYVPPQKCLCCQMTASADEEAKPPSSEQGEQKGKRTDSVGAVDARGSKGGPCGDDSGARRRGTLSEDATPLERRAEGFRPPPAGADCSGGEIRTIPEARVSLEDMNQKSRAGGAGAESLSPVRSLSCPSSSAYARTVDQGAGDAATDGSGATDGSGATAARASASTSEWTAPFVEALILQLRRRELRGSHQAARRTAEVLRRLVDVYPWQTTHELVEVIKHVGRRLIRASPMEFLVANILRRVLCIVRREHYKHVELQRHKQEEQAAQRAREKSSLLAVAASSGGGTAPPLEREDEDKKSASDAFSECTTCRACGCCVSSPSLEWRSGVGSSAAGGASRASHRASLSSDSSLSACSSFRSASAVSFSACSSFPSSSSSSVNLTLSSGQVLGSTLRPGCSGENLLFASQKRSALHAPGAAGAQHLGRWSSQRAAPSMEMYFDPYSSPGADDLLPMPATVKQSIFEGISELVAEVDSAWEEGDDVRTACFLNGDCILTYGYSLAVERLLKAIHRKNQGEGVTASSRKKKKRVRCSFQVIVLGGDPEQGGKKMAKCLVACGIKTAYVADGALFAVMNKVDKVVLGTMAVLSSGGAVTISGGRYVAEAAKTFSKPVIVVAPLFKLTHLPLYDHHSRNELIPPALLLPDSAEMENVSVRIPLYDYIPDHLLTVFITEIGPVDPSYLFTLSKQRYHIEDLDLCALD; translated from the exons ATGGCTCAGCcagcgtctccgtcgtctgccgACCCGCTGGGCTCGTGCCACGAGGAGGTCgttctctcggcgtcgctgcgtgcgcctggcagcgagccgcgccccGAAGGAGGCGATGCGGCGGGAGGCGTGTCTGGTGCCGACCttgcgggggcggcggaaccgagcgaggcgaagactTTGGAGCGAAGTGACGCTGCAGCGACTGCGAGCcctgctgcaggccgccaAGACAAGAGTTCGCATTCGGAGcacgtctcctccgcgcctttcGTCGGCGACTCGACACCGCTGTCGGCCGCCCTGCATGCATCTGGACTGCCGTTGTATCCGCTTGTCCATGGGTGCGGCGCTGACACCACCGTGAGCTAcccgcgctcgcggtgcTCGTCGTCGCACAGCTCACTCCGCGCTTTGCAAGACCGCGGCTCGTTCGGCTCCGCTCCGTTATTCGAGGGAAATGCGGCGGCCGTGGCGTCTGGCGCACACCGCGTCGACGGCCTTGGCTTCGGCTGTACTGACACCTCGCCGGGCCTCCCGCCGCTGGGCGGCGGGAGCAGCCCGGCCAGCGAGTTCCGCAACTCGGAGTTTTTTCAAGGGGGCAGAGACCCCCGGGGGGCGGTGACTTGCCCGTGCGCGCAGAACAGAAGGCCGTTTCTCTCGCGGAACGCTTCTGTCGATCGCCGGGCGATTCcaccgcctccgctgctctCCTACGTGCCGCCGCAAAAGTGTCTCTGTTGCCAGATGACGGCGTCCGctgacgaggaggcgaagccgcccTCGTCAGAGCAGGGCGAGCAGAAGGGAAAGCGCACCGACAGTGTCGGCGCGgtcgacgcgcgaggctcgaAGGGAGggccctgcggcgacgacagtggagcgaggcgacgcggcacgCTGAGTGAAGACGCCACACCGCTGGAGCGGAGAGCAGAAGGCTTTCGGCCGCCCCCTGCTGGTGCAgactgcagcggcggggAGATCCGAACGATTCCCGAggctcgcgtgtctctggaGGACATGAACCAGAAGAGCAGGGCAGGCGGGGCTGGAGCCGAGTCGCTGTCGCCCGTTCGGTCTCTCTCCTGTCCCTCCTCGTCAGCGTATGCCCGCACGGTGGACCAAggagcaggcgacgccgcgacagaCGGCTCAGGCGCGACAGACGGCTcaggcgcgacagccgcgcgagcctcggCCTCCACGTCTGAGTGGACTGCGCCCTTCGTCGAGGCGCTCATTCTGCAactcaggcgccgcgagctccgcgggaGCCACCAAGCAGCCAGGCGAACTGCCGAG gtcctccgccgcctcgtagACGTGTATCCCTGGCAGACGACTCACGAGCTGGTGGAAGTCATCAAGCACGTCGGCCGGCGGCTCATTCGCGCAAGTCCTATGGAGTTCCTTGTTGCCAATATTCTCAGAAGA gTTCTGTGCatcgtccgccgcgagcacTACAAGCACgtggagctgcagcggcatAAGCAAGAGGAgcaagcggcgcagcgcgcgcgggaaAAGTCGAGTTTGTTGGCTGTCGCAGCCTCCTCGGGGGGGggcacggcgccgccgctggagcgcgaggacgaagacaaGAAGAGCGCGTCGGATGCCTTCTCTGAATGCACCACGTGCCGAGCCTGTGGCTGCTGCgtgtcgtcgccgtcgttgGAGTGGCGTTCGGGTGTGGGGAGTTCCGCGGCTGGTGGGGCTTCGCGCGCCAGCcaccgcgcgtcgctctcttctgactcctcgctgtctgcctGCTCATCGTTCCGTTCGGCCTCTGCCGTGTCCTTCTCGGCGTGCTCGTCGttcccctcttcttcgtcgtcctctgttAACCTCACGCTGAGCTCGGGGCAGGTCCTGGGCTCCACGCTCCGCCCTGGCTGCAGCGGGGAGAATctgctcttcgcctcgcagaAACGGTCGGCGCTGCATGcacccggcgccgccggcgcgcagcaccTCGGGCGTTGGTcttcgcagcgcgccgcgccctccatGGAGATGTACTTCGACCCCTACTCGTCCCCAGGCGCCGACGACCTCTTGCCGATGCCCGCGACGGTGAAGCAGTCGATCTTTGAG GGCATTAGCGAGTTGGTAGCGGAGGTCGATAGTGCGTgggaagagggcgacgacgtgCGGACGGCGTGCTTCCTGAACGGGGACTGCATTTTGACTTACGGATactctctcgccgtcgagcgACTCTTGAAGGCG attCACCGCAAGAACCAAGGCGAGGGGGTGACCGCGAGCAGccgcaagaagaagaaacgtgTGCGATGCAGCTTCCAGGTGATTGTGCTCGGCGGTGATCCCGAGCAAGGCGGAAAGAAGATGGCTAAATGCCTCGTCGCGTGCGGGATAAAGACTGCGTACGTCGCCGACGGAGCCCTCTTCGCGGTAATGAACAAAGTCGACAAAGTCGTACTCG gGACTATGGCAGTTCTCTCCTCGGGCGGCGCTGTGACAATCAGCGGAGGGCGCTACGTGgctgaggccgcgaag ACCTTCAGCAAACCGGTgatcgtcgtcgcgcctttATTCAAGCTGACGCATCTGCCGCTCTATGATCACCACTCGCGCAACGAGCTCATTCCCCCTGCGCTG CTTCTGCCGGACAGCGCCGAGATGGAGAACGTCAGCGTGCG CATTCCGCTCTACGATTACATCCCCGACCATCTCTTGACAGTGTTTATCACGGAAATCGGCCCTGTAGATCCCTCGTATCTCTTCACGCTGTCTAAGCAGCGGTACCACATCGAGGATCTCGACCTCTGCGCTCTCGACTGA
- a CDS encoding uncharacterized protein (encoded by transcript BESB_074050), producing MGKNGEKVFGPFLPSEQHAGDDAEAASSPEKPPHEYPQESPEEVWDALRLHLSLLLQQAAFDLNLPMHAATAAVSAFRCVFPKYFTKEELETRPRCVARCMAACLFFAGKASDTNLKLRESVNCIEFLNWRLKNLTDPEPPAPAAANGEDMPDTEAKQTEKEKEGSGDEPPVEKSEEESSSKGEGPTEGEQTDGPPTTEAAGGDRGQKKKASGSEKGGSEANAAKELKDEKRQPRSRLRGPQSLPSFLRGYEPMGIREYWKIRQECLLEEQRLCQALGFSLELPLLHDAVLEAQLLLLFSHREVHLMWAIVNDIAATPLIDQFSVPVLIAAAAICAKKLARVFIEESEAASLAKRPNEHSGDSTGKLREVRETAPASDQAVAETAKQEQASGRKEDARYARGQGTDARAVECAKTAVGFSSCSDTREVLQRLSPLLEGSPEFWPLVEARNASALEKIGFGSQGDSPRRSPAVVDQPHKEDADKQAAIRRQQRTQLYVHLAEVCSRLLQFYGLVAKYHHE from the coding sequence ATGGGTAAGAACGGCGAGAAGGTCTTCGGCCCCTTCTTGCCTTCGGAAcagcacgcaggcgacgacgctgaaGCCGCTTCTTCCCCGGAGAAGCCCCCTCACGAATACCCTCAGGAGTCTCCAGAAGAAGTTTGGGatgcgctgcgtctgcatctgagtctgctgctgcagcaagCCGCCTTCGATCTGAACTTGCCTATGCacgcggcgactgcggctgTGTCTGCGTTCCGATGCGTCTTTCCAAAGTACTTCACAAAGGAAGAACTCGAAACCCggccgcgctgcgtcgcgcgctgcaTGGCGGCCTGCCTCTTTTTCGCAGGAAAGGCAAGCGACACTAACCTcaagctgcgcgagagcgtCAACTGCATCGAGTTCCTCAACTGGAGACTCAAGAACCTCACGGATCCtgagccgccggcgccggcagcggcaaaCGGAGAGGACATGCCCGACacagaggcgaagcagacggagaaagagaaagaaggctCGGGCGACGAGCCTCCAGTCGAAAAATCCGAGGAGGAAAGCTCTTCGAAGGGAGAGGGGCCCACGGAGGGGGAGCAGACAGACGGCCCACCAACcacggaggccgcgggcggggaCAGGGGACAAAAGAAGAAGGCGTCAGGAAGTGAAAAAGGAGGAAGTgaagcgaacgcggcgaaggaATTGAAGGATGAGAAACGGCAGCCACGGAGTCGTCTGCGGGGTCCGCAGAGTCTCCCGAGTTTTCTGAGAGGCTATGAGCCGATGGGTATACGTGAATATTGGAAAATTCGTCAGGAGTGCCTTCTTGAGGAGCAGCGTCTGTGTCAGGCGCTGGGCTTTTCTCTGgagcttcctcttctgcacGACGCCGTGCTTGAGGCGCAGTTGCTGCTGCTTTTTTCACACAGAGAGGTGCATCTGATGTGGGCGATCGTCAACGACATTGCAGCCACGCCGTTGATTGATCAGTTCTCTGTCCCCGTTTTGATCGCTGCAGCGGCCATCTGCGCAAAGAAACTCGCCCGCGTGTTCATTGAGGAGTCGGAGGCGGCCTCCCTCGCGAAGCGACCCAACGAACACAGCGGCGACTCAACGGGAAAACTGCGAGAGGTgagggagacggcgcctgcctctgacCAGGCCGTGGCGGAAACCGCCAAGCAAGAACAGGCGTCGGGAAggaaggaagacgcgcggtACGCGAGGGGCCAGGGCACTGACGCACGCGCAGTCGAGTGTGCGAAGACCGCCGTTGGCTTTTCGAGCTGTAGTGACACTCGAGAAGTGTTGCAGCGGCTGAGTCCGCTCCTTGAGGGATCGCCGGAATTCTGGCCGCTTGTAGAGGCGCGAAACGCTTCCGCTCTGGAGAAAATAGGCTTCGGGTCGCAGGGCGATTcgccgcgccggtcgccggcCGTGGTAGACCAGCCCCAtaaagaagacgcagacaagCAGGCTGCGAtcaggagacagcagaggacgcagctgtacgtacaccttGCCGAGGTGTGCAGCCGGCTTCTTCAGTTTTACGGCTTAGTTGCCAAGTACCACCACGAGTGA
- a CDS encoding uncharacterized protein (encoded by transcript BESB_074080) has protein sequence MIASPAALRAGSFLVRAGAARASFTPSGLSRSPLCPLLGERGSKRYDAWCVALPRFAGDRSAMNFFAASPASVSSGALGARSFAGWSLWGGKSAAKETKKASEGAIASPLATTAETRGAAPPSPVAPAEPAPARSSFFRFGGEAKQPVHAPAAEPQFAKPEAPVDPKKGFSFNRIKAATPTEAPTPNAAEKQKKRKVPFFARLRSFLCGFLVASGGAFYILYYQLEDATARLHILAKDAAYRMATVENKLHALEKKLERDSKSEASSRYGMKRTDAARIEVGSPVAALSFIYALQKEPSRSAGAPRYMSTHLRLNRG, from the exons ATGATCGCCTCtcctgcggctctgcgcgcgggcagcttcctcgtccgcgccggcgccgcgcgcgccagctTCACCCccagcggcctctcgcgctcgccgctgtgTCCCCTGTTGGGCGAGCGAGGCTCGAAGAGATACGACGCGTGGTGTGTGGCGCTTCCGAGATTcgcaggcgaccgcagcgCCATGAatttcttcgccgcctcgcccgcgtcggtgTCATCTGGCGCTCTGGGCGCCCGGTCCTTCGCTGGCTGGTCGCTGTGGGGCGGGAagtcggcggcgaaggagacgaagaaggcgagtgAAGGCGCGATTGCATCGCCCCTTgcgacgacagcggagacacgTGGAGCCGCACCCCCCTCgcccgtcgcgccggcggagcctgCGCCCGCTCGGTCGTCGTTTttccgcttcggcggcgaggcgaagcagccagTCCATGCACCTGCTGCGGAGCCTCAGTTTGCGAAGCCCGAGGCACCCGTAGATCCGAAGAAAGGTTTCTCGTTTAACCGAATCAAAGCGGCGACCCCcacggaggcgccgacgcccaacgcggcggagaagcagaagaaacgtAAAGTCCCCTTCTTTGCCAGGCTGAGaagcttcctctgcggcttccttgtcgcgagcggaggcgccttcTACATCTTGTACTACCAGCTGGAggacgcgaccgcgcgccTTCACATCCTCGCGAAAGACGCCGCTTACCGCATGGCTACTGTAGAAAACAaactgcatgcgctggaAAAAAAACTCGAGCGCGACTCCAAGTCGGAGGCATCTTCGCG CTACGGTATGAAGCGTACTGATGCTGCACGCATCGAGGTTGGAAGCCCCGTAGCCGCGCTGAGCTTCATCTACGCTCTACAAAAGGAGCCTTCACGCAGCGCCGGAGCTCCGCGATACATGTCGACACACTTGCGGCTGAATAGAGGCTGA
- a CDS encoding oxidoreductase, short chain dehydrogenase/reductase family protein (encoded by transcript BESB_074060) — translation MELLAIESLLASVVASPLLLAVACCSVLHVAACVLNIIWSVCAGYLLGEADFWTKLLPEKRAYWRNRVAWVTGSSSGVGLSLCRLLAQRGCRLIMSSRKMDDLQAAKQDVVSFCGSRGLQKSESDFLLLPFDLNNLESFETIVKDAISWSRDGRIDFLFNNAGISSRGMFMSYDATDKILTIDLLAQIKLTKLVLPNMAKGGFGHIIFTNSACSKLVTCGHEPYAVAKRGLLCFAEALSREFKAKNMNIAVTTAILGYVRTSIGSRTLGPTGKALTDDSSYMNPYVAAGMPPDTVAKLMLKGGSNKLRECWIANNPTLVSIYLQACVPGLISFLLDLRAEAHAAAVEEEVRELEEIAQRVRQTCPHA, via the exons ATGGAGCTCCTCGCTATAGAGAGCTTACTAGCCAGCGTCGTCGCTTCCCCTCTACTTCTTGCGGTAGCCTGCTGCTCTGTATTACACGTGGCAGCATGCGTACTGAATATCATCTGGTCAGTCTGCGCGGGATACCTACTCGGCGAGGCAGACTTCTGGACTAAATTATTGCCAGAAAAACGCGCTTACTGGAGAAATAGGGTCGCCTGGGTTACAG GGTCTTCGAGTGGAGTCGGTTTGAGCTTGTGCCGTCTCCTTGCCCAGCGAGGATGCCGCCTGATCATGTCGAGCCGGAAGATGGATGACTTGCAGGCCGCGAAGCAGGATGTGGTTAGTTTCTGCGGTTCCAGGGGATTGCAAAAGTCAGAAAGTGATTTTCTCCTCCTTCCATTCGACCTTAACAATCTTGAATCTTTCGAAACCATTGTCAAAGATGCCATCTCGTGGTCTCGCGACGGACGGATCGACTTCCTTTTCAACAACGCAG GTATTTCCAGTAGAGGCATGTTCATGTCCTATGACGCCACCGACAAGATTCTCACGATCGATTTGCTTGCCCAGATCAAGTTGACCAAGCTGGTTCTGCCAAACATGGCCAAAGGAGGGTTCGGCCACATTATTTTTACGAATTCAGCTTGCAGCAAGCTCGTCACCTGCGGCCATGAGCCGTACGCCGTGGCAAAGAGAGGGCTGCTGTGTTTTGCGGAGGCGCTATCAA GAGAGTTCAAAGCGAAGAACATGAACATCGCCGTAACAACTGCAATCCTTGGTTATGTCCGAACCAGCATTGGCTCCCGCACCCTCGGACCAACAGGGAAAGCGCTAACGGACGATTCCTCATACATGAACCCCTACGTCGCTGCAG GGATGCCCCCTGACACCGTCGCGAAGCTGATGCTGAAAGGGGGGTCAAACAAGCTCCGTGAATGCTGGATCGCCAATAACCCGACTCTTGTAAGCATCTACCTCCAAGCGTGCGTGCCAGGCCTAATAAGCTTTCTTCTGGATCTGCGGGCAGAAGCCCATGCAGCCGCAGTCGAAGAAGAAGTCCGAGAGTTAGAAGAGATTGCTCAGCGAGTACGACAAACCTGCCCGCATGCCTAG
- a CDS encoding uncharacterized protein (encoded by transcript BESB_074090), producing MARAAAFTLCMCVLGLGAFAPDFSRQGVLFAQAVSDAKAATAAKPAETAKGDTESRQERMLKYAEQRAENAEAELKQFKETHETSVRACSEATQRKQKELEICQGQAESLRTMFNSSQSAKAEMEKKVRELEAKQAVASSEGNDKKVETYRAAAEKAEKKAQELSQQQKALETQLEATLKEHDASKKEAAALLAQLRSLEAAVEARKADAASAQQKAAVHHIFSLASLKATLSSVGLLYMSVGEHLVAHVPQDVWDKLSLLRLEAATVAAPYVEMASEKVWQPLAPAVGLATNFFWTTVYPLAAAGVSRGLQGVASLTDDFVPSVNGRVDAALEPLFKTHPSVEALVPPHLADRLGLLVFLVGVTYFLALLTFRFFLCPILTCVCPCCCKRRSRKSKNAKKFQPAQSATVHKDRKGQPQSPARPFALSGADYKKPKA from the coding sequence atggcgcgcgccgcagcgttcaccttgtgcatgtgcgtgcTCGGGttgggcgccttcgcgcccgaCTTCTCTCGTCAGGGGGTACTCTTCGCTCAGGCGGTGAGtgacgcgaaggccgcgaccgccgcaaAGCCTGCCGAAACGGCCAAGGGCGACACTGAGAGTCGCCAGGAGCGGATGCTGAAGTACGCCGAGCAGCGCGCAgaaaacgcggaggcggagttGAAGCAGTTCAAGGAAACCCACGAGACGTCGGTTCGCgcgtgcagcgaggcgactcAGCGCAAGCAGAAGGAGCTCGAGATCTGCCAGGGGCAGGCGGAGTCCCTGCGCACCATGTTCAACAGCTCGCAGAGCGCGAAAGCCGAAATGGAGAAGAAGGTCAGGGAGTTAGAAGCCAAGCAGGCAGTCGCGAGCTCCGAGGGCAACGACAAGAAGGTGGAGACGTACcgtgcggccgcggagaaagccgagaagaaggcgcaggagttgagccagcagcagaaggcCCTCGAGACCCAGCTGGAGGCGACCCTGAAGGAGCACGACGCGAgcaagaaggaggcggccgcgctgcttgcgcagctccgctcgctggaggccgcggtcgaggcgcggaaggcggacgccgcgagcgcccagCAGAAGGCAGCTGTGCACCAcatcttctcgctcgcctcgctcaaGGCGACGCTGAGCTCCGTCGGCCTGCTGTACATGTCGGTCGGCGAGCACCTCGTCGCGCACGTGCCGCAGGACGTCTGGGACAAGCTGAGTCTCCTCAGGCTTGAGGCTGCGACGGTCGCTGCGCCCTACGTGGAGATGGCCAGTGAGAAGGTTTggcagcctctcgcgccaGCCGTCGGTCTGGCGACGAACTTCTTCTGGACGACTGTGTatccgctcgcggcggctggcgtgAGTAGGGGCCTGCagggcgtcgcctcgctgacCGACGACTTTGTACCCAGCGTCAACGGCCGCGTGGATGCCGCCCTCGAGCCACTCTTCAAGACGCACCCCTCTGTCGAGGCCCTCGTGCCTCCTCACCTCGCTGACCGCCTCGGGCTTCTCGTCTTTTTGGTCGGGGTGACCTacttcctcgcgcttctcaccttccgcttcttcctctgcccCATCCTCACCTGCGTCTGCCCCTGCTGCtgcaagcgccgcagccgcaagagcaaaaacgcgaaaaagtTCCAGCCTGCACAGAGCGCCACCGTGCACAAGGACAGGAAGGGACAGCCGCAGAGCCCCGCGCGTCCCTTCGCCCTCTCCGGCGCAGACTACAAGAAACCCAAGGCCTGA